Part of the Halomarina pelagica genome, TTGCCACATCGAGAACGCGGCGGGCGACGGCGGTCTCTACACGGGGAAGCACGAGGGTTCGACGAACTTCGAGAACTGCTTCTTCAAGAACAACGACATGGCGATCATCCGCATGGGCGCGGGGTCCTACATCCGGGACTCGACGATCGTCGCCGACTTCGATAACGCCCACCCGAAGAACCGCGGCGAACCCGGCGGCACGATCGGGATCTACTTCTCCAGCGCCCAGCACGGCAAGTCCGGCGGCGGCGTCTACAACTGCGACGTCATCGTCAAGTCCATGTCCGGGGGGAGCCAGGGTGCGATCTCCATCAACTCCTCCGACGGCGACGTGACGATCAAGGACACGCGCATCCGCTGTGACGTGGACATGCCCGCGATCCGGGCCTGGGAACCGGGGAGCCGCTTCCCGAACCAGCACGAGACGCCGGAGCGAGTGAACGTCACCATCGAGAACGTCTCGATCACCGGGTCGGGGAGCCCCCGCCAGGGGGCCATCTGGCTCGACTCGCGGCCGGGTTCGGTCATCAAGAACTCGTGCGTCCACATGACCGGCGACACGGACGGTATCGTCCTCGACGACTCCTCGAACAGCGAGATCGTCAACACCAACGTCAGCGTGCCCGGTCGGGCGACCGTCTTCAACGGGTCGCGGGTCGCGACGAGCGGCATCACGAGCAAGGCTTCCTGTCCCGCCCCGAACGCGACGTGGAACAAGAGCGGCGGCGGCAAACAGGGATCAACGGAGCCGTCAACGGGCGATCGGACGGCGACGGACGACGCGTCCGCCGACGGCAGCGCCGCGGCCTCGTCCGACGAGGCGGCGAACGAGACGGACTCGGCGGGCGAGGAGACGGAGACGGAGACGGAGGACGAGTCGCGACCGAAGCCGAAGGCGGAGGGGGGACACGTCCTCACCGTCCGCGGTACCGGTCAGCGCGCGGACTACGAGTTCAGCGTCTCGGGCTCGATCGAGGCTAACGACGCGGACGGAACGATCGACGAGGAGGAGAGCCTCACGAAGACCACGGCCACGGGCGCCGTCGCCGCGGACGGCTCCGACAGCTACCGATTCACCGGCGGCATCACGGACTTCGCGCTCGACGGCGACGCCGACGTCCTCCTCGACGGCGAGACGGTCGCCCCCGAGGAACTGCTCCCGACGGACGTCATCGAGGTCGTCGGGAGCGACGACGCCACGGTCGCCTCCTACAGCTTCACCGTCGACGGGGCCATCGCCCCCGATCCGGACGGGACGGTCGACAGCGAGGACAACATCTCCGGCGGGAGCGCCGAGGGTGCCGTCTCCGGCGGCGTCGACCGGTACCGCTTCTCGGGGACCGTGACGAGCCTCGACATCGAGGGCGACGCGACGGTCCGCGTCAACGGGACCGAGGTCACCCCCGACCAGTTCGGCGACGACCCCCTGCCCAACCTCGTGGTCGTCACGGGCGACGGCGAGAAGAGTACCTACCGCTTCGAGACCGACGGGACGGTCCAGAAGTACGCCGACGTGGGAACGGTCGACCCCGACGACAGCGTCGAGGGCGGCGCGGTCTCCGGGACCGTCTCCGACGGGTCCGACGCCTACCGCTTCTCGGGCGACCTGACGAGTTTCTACGTCGACGGCACGGCGAACGTCACCTTCGGCGAGCGCGCCGACTGACCCCCTCGAACCGTACTCCGACCGCACCCGATCCGATTTTTTGCGGCGTTTCACCCGAACGACGCGCGATACTGTCGACACCGTCGGTACCGTCCTTGAGTAATGTCCTGATTTCGTCGTCCGCCGACGCTGTCGGCCGACACCGCGGTCCCGCGCTCCGACTCGCGGAACGTGTCTCTGACGTTGCCTCCGGGGCTCTCTCGAACCGAATTCTCGTCGCTTCGTCCCCGCTACCGCCGGTTACGATCCGCATAACGCGCGTCGGGTCTCGGGTAGCGACCCCTGCGGACGCTCCCCCCTGCGCGCACGTCTCCGGCTACGTTTCGAACCGTTTCGATGACATAGATCGGTGGATATACGGCTTCTACCTCGAGAATACGGCGAATTCGCTGGCCGACAGGCGACTCATAACAAAGGGCCTGGCTGTCCGTTTTCCGATAGCGACTCAGTATGATGGCATCAGGAGGCTGTATCGCGCAGCGTGGTTTCGCTGGCGTGACTCGATCTGCAGGAGGGGTAGTACCGGCCGCGGCTGAGCGATCCGCGGCGGAGGGACAGCGTTGATGGCGACGGTCTGCGTCCACGGTCTCGGGTACGTCGGACTCCCGACCGCGGCGCTGCTGGCCCACAACGGCCACGAGGTCACCGGCTACGACGTCGACGAGGCGGTCATCGACCGGTTGACCCGCGGCGAGGTCCGGACCGGCGAGGCGGAACTCCGCGAGTACATCGCGGCCGTCATCGACGACGGCGCGCTCGTGCCCTCGAACGAGATCGAGCCGGCGTCGTATCACCTCATCTGCGTCCCGACGCCGCTCGACGCCGAGGCCGAGCGGGCGGAACTCGCCTACGTGTCGAGCGCCGCCGAGGGCATCGCGGGCGTCCTCCGGGAGGGCGACACAGTGATCCTCGAATCGACCGTCCCCCCGGGAACGACGGAGGGACCGCTCCGCGAGACGCTGGAGGAGGAGTCGGGCCTGCGCGCCGGCGAGGACTTCCACCTCGCGCACAGCCCCGAGACCGTCCTCCCCGGGAACATCCTCTACGAACTCCGCGCCAACGACCGCTTCGTCGGCGGCGTCGATCGCGACTCGACCGAGATCGCGGCCAGCCTCTACGAGCCGTGCATCGACGGGACGGTCCACCGCGCCCCCGACGCGAGCACCGCGGAGTTCGTGAAGCTCGTCCAGAACGCCTACCGCGACACGAACATCGGCTTCGCGAACGAACTCGCCAGGGTCGCCCGCGACTACGGCATCGACACCCGCGAGGCGATCGAACTGGCGAACCGCCACGCCCGCGTCGACATCCTCCAGCCGGGACCGGGTGTCGGCGGCCACTGCCTGCCGGTCGATCCGCTGTTTCTCGCTCACGGCTCCGACGCCGTCGATCTCATCCGACACGCCCGCCGGGTGAACGACAGCATGGCGGGCTACGTCGTCGATCTCGTCTCCCACTACTTCGGCGGTCTGGACGGCAAGCGCCTCGCCGTCCTCGGCGTCGCCTACAAGGGCAACGTCGACGACACGCGCAACAGCCCCGGCCTCCGCGTCGCGCAGATGCTCCGGGCGGCCGAGCAGGAGCGCCCCGCCGTCGCCGACGGCGGCGAGCACCAGGGCGTCGAGACGCGCCTGCACGACCCGCACGTCTCCGACGACGACGGGTCGCTGGGACTCGTCTCGCTCGAGACGGCGCTCGACGGCGCGGACGCGATCGTCGTCACGACCGACCACGACGAGTTCCGATCTCTCTCCCCGGCGAAGGCGGCCGAGCGGATGCGGGGTCGCCTGCTGGTCGACACGAAGGGGCTACTCGACGAGAACGCGTGGCGCGACGCCGGCTTCGACGTACTCACGCTATGAAAGCCCCCATGCGAAGCACTCTCGCCCAGCCGACGGTCTGGATCGACCTCGCCAGCCCGTCGCACCCGTTCTTCTTCAAGGCCATCGCGGACGGCCTCGACCTGCCGACGGTCGTGACGGCCCGCGAGAAGACCGAGACGGTACCGCTCGCTCGCGAGGCGGGGTTCGACTGCTCGGTCGTCGGCAAGGACTTCGACAACCAGCTCGCCCGCACGTTCGGCGTCCCGCTCCGGACCGTCCAGCTGTCGCTCAAGGCCCCGAAGGCGGACGTCTCGCTGTCGGCGCGCAACGCCATGTGCGTGCTCGCCTCGAAGGTCCACGGCATCCCCTCGATCCACTACACCGACAACGACATCACCTACTATCAGGACGCGCCGCTCGTCGAGGAGGCGTTCAACTACTTCCGGGCGATGGCGACCCACCACGTCGTCCCGGCGGCCTTCCAGACGGCCGAACTCACCGACTACGGCGCGGCCCCCGAGACCGTCCACACGTACGACGGCTACAAGGAGGACGTCGCGATCGCCTACTTCGAGCCCGACGACGACTTCACCGACAGGCTCCCGTTCGAGGACTTCATCGTCGTCCGTCCGGAGGCGATGGGCGCGGCCTACATCGACATCGAGGAGTCGCTCGTCCCGGGCCTGCTCGAACGGGCGGTCGACGCCGGGTTCAACGTCGTCTACCTGCCCCGCCGCCCGCGCGACCGCCGGTACGCCGCCGAGTACCCCGACGATCGGGTGTACGCTCCCGAGCGACCCCTCCAGGGCCTCCAGCTGGCGTGGCACGCCCAGTGCGTGCTCACCGGCTCGGGCACCATGGCCCGCGAGGCGGCCTCGATGGGCAAACCCGCGGTGTCGTTCTTCCCGCACACGATGCTCTCGGTCGACCAGCAACTGGTGAAGGAGGGGCGCGTGTTC contains:
- a CDS encoding right-handed parallel beta-helix repeat-containing protein yields the protein MAHDSARDPDSHPEALTDSTANDERKSLLNRRQYLKLGAATAATVAVGSATAGAATERHGISFDRVLNAVDDLGMDPNGGRPIDDAFYGAMENGTLIEFPEGTYAFDGDKPQNGLRRFGVRGLGDSKGDVVFRTSNGQSAFFLSMRGGSDILLENVTFDQGTDWNGGDIGNLFVIEGGLQVHDIEVTGYNSRNDDRPSIMPKMTDPNGEAVIDGFVQTGPSVFIGHGANDGAGGVYSGHKGTNTFRNCHIENAAGDGGLYTGKHEGSTNFENCFFKNNDMAIIRMGAGSYIRDSTIVADFDNAHPKNRGEPGGTIGIYFSSAQHGKSGGGVYNCDVIVKSMSGGSQGAISINSSDGDVTIKDTRIRCDVDMPAIRAWEPGSRFPNQHETPERVNVTIENVSITGSGSPRQGAIWLDSRPGSVIKNSCVHMTGDTDGIVLDDSSNSEIVNTNVSVPGRATVFNGSRVATSGITSKASCPAPNATWNKSGGGKQGSTEPSTGDRTATDDASADGSAAASSDEAANETDSAGEETETETEDESRPKPKAEGGHVLTVRGTGQRADYEFSVSGSIEANDADGTIDEEESLTKTTATGAVAADGSDSYRFTGGITDFALDGDADVLLDGETVAPEELLPTDVIEVVGSDDATVASYSFTVDGAIAPDPDGTVDSEDNISGGSAEGAVSGGVDRYRFSGTVTSLDIEGDATVRVNGTEVTPDQFGDDPLPNLVVVTGDGEKSTYRFETDGTVQKYADVGTVDPDDSVEGGAVSGTVSDGSDAYRFSGDLTSFYVDGTANVTFGERAD
- a CDS encoding DUF354 domain-containing protein, producing the protein MRSTLAQPTVWIDLASPSHPFFFKAIADGLDLPTVVTAREKTETVPLAREAGFDCSVVGKDFDNQLARTFGVPLRTVQLSLKAPKADVSLSARNAMCVLASKVHGIPSIHYTDNDITYYQDAPLVEEAFNYFRAMATHHVVPAAFQTAELTDYGAAPETVHTYDGYKEDVAIAYFEPDDDFTDRLPFEDFIVVRPEAMGAAYIDIEESLVPGLLERAVDAGFNVVYLPRRPRDRRYAAEYPDDRVYAPERPLQGLQLAWHAQCVLTGSGTMAREAASMGKPAVSFFPHTMLSVDQQLVKEGRVFHSRDVGEIVDYLTGLDGGDVEPDLARAREVHAEVVEITDSIIEGCT
- a CDS encoding nucleotide sugar dehydrogenase — its product is MATVCVHGLGYVGLPTAALLAHNGHEVTGYDVDEAVIDRLTRGEVRTGEAELREYIAAVIDDGALVPSNEIEPASYHLICVPTPLDAEAERAELAYVSSAAEGIAGVLREGDTVILESTVPPGTTEGPLRETLEEESGLRAGEDFHLAHSPETVLPGNILYELRANDRFVGGVDRDSTEIAASLYEPCIDGTVHRAPDASTAEFVKLVQNAYRDTNIGFANELARVARDYGIDTREAIELANRHARVDILQPGPGVGGHCLPVDPLFLAHGSDAVDLIRHARRVNDSMAGYVVDLVSHYFGGLDGKRLAVLGVAYKGNVDDTRNSPGLRVAQMLRAAEQERPAVADGGEHQGVETRLHDPHVSDDDGSLGLVSLETALDGADAIVVTTDHDEFRSLSPAKAAERMRGRLLVDTKGLLDENAWRDAGFDVLTL